The genomic interval TTATCCTGCTGGATAACGTAGCCATCAGAAGATGGGTACACTGTGGGTATGAAGGGATGACATGGTCAGTAACAACACTCAGGTAGACTGTGGCATTTAAAAGATGCTCAATTGGTACTAAAGAGCCCAAGGTGGGGCAAGAAAATATCCCACACCACTGAACCATGGATCTGTGCTTTCCATCTGtgcttttcacacatttttgacCCAAATCTTTCTTGGAATAAACTGTCTCTATCAGTCTGAACAGTATGGAAAAACAATTCAATCTCAGAAAGTGCAGGTGCAGATTGCAGCACAGTTTGTTAACTCAAGTAAAATCACCTTTGGATACTGAGATACTGATAgatgtattttgtatttctgtgtctATTGTGAAATGACTGATGTGTTTGCACTTGTAACTTTTCAATGTGTTGTTAGTGTAAGTGTTGGACAGAAGTgtttaagcaaacaaaaaaaatctgtaatcaCAATTTCACATCTGAAACACACTTATGGAACAGTAACAAAGAACCACTGACATCATCTTTGATGTAACTTATTTAACTTATTTAACCTATTTATGCCTTATGCAGATTAACTGTTGACATGCATTTCTCAATATTGTGGGACCCTCCAAACCCACCGAAACTCCTGTATTTACACTATATTTTGCACGTTTTCACATATTATActataaatgtgacatttacaaTCAGAACCTAAAAACGTAACGCAATGTGCGACATTCTTCAACAGGCTTTATTTTACAAgtgcacaaaataaatacttcCATGTGCATAACTGTACATACCACTatatctgtacagtatgtatacaGTAAGACAGCTACATATAtaaatgtacaacagtgctagtgAACCTTGGCCCCTGCAAACGTTCTCATTGATATCgcactttctgtcttttctttaaaatcacTGGGAACAAATCTTTCTAAAGCCTGATCTATATCTAAAATCCTCTGGATTCCGTAACCTTTTAACCCCTATGAAAGAATTGTAGATATGGGGCTGAGAAATGGATGGAAAGGTAACACTATCCCGGTTTGTCATTgtccaacacaaacaaaatgttcagaATTCAGTTTTAtctgcttcttcctcttccGAAGAGGTAAGtgggaatgggtgaatgggtgaatgggtgaatgggtgaacgGGAATCAACAATGTAAAGCgcattggataaaagcactatataagtggccatttaccattttttaaaGTCCTGTCCACCATTTAATTTAACTCTTCTTTTTTAGAGGTAGAATGTAGCAAATGTCAGGATCATTTACAATAACTTATTTTGTGAATGCGAAttgaacactttttaaaaaagcatgaaaacacTCACAATGAAGTGTTAAGTCTGTGAAGTTGTGGTTGCGTTTACTCAAAACCATGAACAAGTGCATGAATTTTAGAAGATGTGGTGGCAGAAGAGCAATGAGACATAAGCAACAGTTCATTTTGaagtgttatttgttttatttgggttgttttagttttttcaataTTCAGCGTTTTGTGAGTTTGAACATTATGGAAAAAAGTCTTTAATCTGATGCagcacaaaacagtaaaaaaaaaatttaaaagctgttgtttttctaagaagaaataaagtacaaatgCTGTGTGATATATATCAACTTTCCCTTAAAATTGTATATGAGCACAAAAATGCCGAAGGTTTTAAAACTGTAACCTAATGTTTTTGTGAGCTTTTCAGTGTACGACAGACAAGAACGTCCACATCTTTGTGATGTGCAACAGGTGGCGCCATAGTCACACAAGACTCCTTTGTTCCTCCACACACATGCGGGTGTTTATTGCCCTTGTTGGAGTGAAACTATTTACAGCTTTGTGGCCTCCATTACTCAACCATGTTTAGCAACCTTTGCTAATTTCCAGCACAGCTTCATCCAATAACTTGTGCAGAAGTTAAAGTGAATACATCCGAGCTCCACCCAGCTACATGTATCTTATTCACttatatttatgattttattcattcattgatTTTATTGCTATTTATCTGCTTGTTTGAATATTATACCTGTATCATTGTATAGGAATCTTGCAAAAAATCTTCAATAATCAAAAAAATATTCTCACACTGCATGTGCTCTCTCCCTCGTCCACACCTTCGTGGTAACGTCCTTTTCCACATCACTTGATGCAAAGTGCAAACAGGGTTCAGCCCACTGTCAACATGTGAGATGGATGGAAAAGAACAGCATGCAGCGTGAGAAATGAATCATTCATTCCCCATAATTCATCTACCTTTCTTCTCCAAAAAGATCTGTTAGGGACAGAGAGAACGAGAGAAATTATTTTTCGTAATGGAAGAACAATGCGTGCATTAAAGCTAACATAATGACTACaaacggtaaaaaaaaaaaaaacacttaaaacgtgaataaaacaaaaaactactaCCACTGATAAAATTAAGTGGCCTGATGCACTAGCAAAACAAATTAAGCACAAAATTACAGTGAACACCTGATAAAACTTATATGACTAGGATTAAAATTTACCTGTCTGCATTGGATCACATTATAAAAGCAGCAGAAGTGATGAAGGCCAACAGCAGCACGACTAAGGCCTCCTCAGGACGAGCAGACAGGTTAGGAACTGACTCCGCACCcaaggagaaaaagaagccAAACACATGGTCAAACAACGTCAAAGTGTGTGGATGTCATGTAAAACATAAACCCACTCGATACCTTCATTAGTTTCTCTTGCTTTTATTGTTACTCTTTTTACGGCTGTGGCTGTCTTCCCCGAATCAGCGTTTTGAGCCCCACACTTGAGAGTGAAAGATTTAAGCGGATCATCCACTTTTAACTCAATCACATCGCCCCACACGCTCATATTGCCCACGGATGATACGTAGACACATCTCGACCGACTAATGTGTCGTTCTTCATTTCTATCGGCTtctgactaaatgtaaaatcgATTGCCTGGTTGTTTTTGATTTAGGTacattctgacattttacaaaatatttttgctgagttacattaaaacactgacaacagTCTTATGTCACAAGACTCAACTCAGCAATTCAGGCCAAAATGTAATGGGGAGTGACATTCTCGTTTTTAATCACTGTAAGAGTTATTGTCCTTTTCAgcttaaaagacaagaaaatgtcaatacttgtGTATTTACGAAATGTGAAACTTTTTTCACTTTCGTTCTGATCTTTAAAGAACAGTcagtaaaatgctttaaaaaaattaaaactaccATTTAGTGGCAATATCCACCTGCCAAGGTCGGAACCTTTACCACCAATAAATCCACTGAAACTTCTCACTTACttattactgtaatttttttagtGGCAGCAACAAACATCTTGGACACACTATTGGTGGCTTTGCAGATGAGAACCTCTTCAGGGCTCTGTATCTCATGAGGAGTGATAGAAATCGCGTTCCCTTGACCACCAATCCATGGAGCGTTAAGAGTCTTCCAGGCGTAATTACAGAATGGCTGACAGTCGGCATGGCAGCTGTACTTGAAGCTCTTTGTTGAATTTATGAAATCAGGGCCTGAGATAAAAATGTTGGCGGGTCCAGCTAAAGTGAGAAGGACAAATACGAGTCATTATTGAGGCAAGACGTTGCAAGACTGTTCAGAGTGGTGAGTATCGCTCTGCAGTTTTAATACATTCCACAATTACATACCTAACACCTGCAATTGCTTTGATGCTCTGCCACTCACAGATGTGTTGTCATCAGAGACGGTGCATGTTACTGTTAAGACCCTCGTCCAAGTTTTAAGTGTAAAGGCCAGGACGTTTCCCTGACCTTGGGCAACTTGACCATCCAAAGACATAGAAAACGTACAACTGAAACAGTCGTAATTACACTCAACGCTGCTCGGGACGCCCACGGTCACATAGTCTGGAGCCGAAATTGTTACACTCAAACCTGGAAATTTCAACAGCCACAATTTATGGTCACATTTGGTTACAGCAGTCAGTTGATTAGTACTGTGATCTTTAAATCTCAAGTCCCTTTAGGAAAAGATTTGCTGTCTAACTTAAAGTAAAATCACTTACTGTCTGCATGTAGTTCAGCGTTCTCTTCAGCTGAAGACAGTCCTGGCTGGAGGCCTGACGGTACGTAAATACATACTTTATGAATTTCTAACACTGAGCATAATCTATATAAACAGTCTTCACCAGTTGCACAGTGAATATTGAAAGTCAGTGACTGTATTTTTGTTAGGTCCTGACTGACTTGGTGCTTAGTGTTAAAGTTAACGTGGGTGCATTTCCTGGATACTTCGGACTCACACTGTGTAACTTTAGGTTAATGAACATGTGATGTGTTTGAAAAAtgccacaacaaaaaaaaacaataagtagCCTGATTTGGCTTTGTTGgggaagtgaaaaaaaatccatcagtGGCAGCAAAGATGTGTATGTGACACAAGTCATAGGAAATTAAGACATGTAACACATAACACACTGTGCATTCCATAATTGCCATTTGAGTCCATCATTATGATCTTCTGTGCTGTCAAAACAGTTTtaacacacagaagcacagacTCTACAAGACCTCTAAAGGTGGCCTGTGTGTAGTATATGGCATACAAGACATAAGCAGCAAATCCTAAACAGATCTAACCAGGCGGCCGTCTTCCATTGCTCCAAGGTCCAGTTCCATCAGCTGTGTGCCCATTGGTTTAATGGCGAACAGCTGTTAGCACTAACACTGAGGGAAATGCAGCTCCACGTGCAGCAGAGCAAGGTGCAACACACCAAACAACCCTGCTCGTCCCATCGCGGTGCTTAAATGCCCAACACCCTTTGATTGATTCTCAGGTTTTCCCACCTGCCACATACTATATCCCAGGTCCTGACATCAGCTTTGTTAATCGACAATAAGTGTTATGAGAGTTCTGATTtgttcattggtttgaattaaAGAATACAACAATGTAAAATATCTATTTGAAGTAACAAACTGAATCTATAATAtgctacatattttaaatatgtatcaAATCTTAAACAAAGTAACTACAACATTTAAATCTATACACTGGAATAAATAGTATGATTTTACAGTGGCTCATTATACACAGTAAAACCTCTGTCTGAAAGTTAACACTCTACATAGCTACTGTTACATCTCACCTCACTTGTGTTTCTGTCAAAATAAGAGTCCTGGTGTTACCtgagagaaacagcagcagcaaaactCTGCTGAGATTTGAGTGTTCCCCCGTTTTTTTAGACATGTCGGTACTATCCATTGTCCTACTAGAATCTGAGGAGTATAGCCACCGGGAAATAAAACAACTGCTACTGTGTAGTCAGTCAACATCAGCAGGCAAACAGCTCTTATCAAATCGAGCTGAGAAGAAACGTATCTGATTTCTCAGTCTCTCTGATGAAAAGTCCATTACTTTTGATTGTTGCCAGACCAGTCAGTTGACTGCGACCAACAGTGGTAATAAAAAGAATTCAGTGTGTGTCTTCAGCGACAAATACCAGATTTAGATGCATTTGCTACTGAACTTACTCTCTTTCACATGAGAAGCAAGTCCATAGAAGAACAATTCTGACTGTTTGTGTCATGTAAAAAGCTTAAAGGTGTATTCTGGATGGCGTAATGTCCTGGAGAATGAGACATGTAAAAGGGTGTGTCTCTTGTCTGATCACTGTAAAGGGAAATACACTCCCCTCAAATAGTGTTGGAACTATAAGGTAACTATGTGGTTTAAAGGCATCACAGAAGAAGAATGAAATAGTTCGGTGATGTCAATCAGTCACAGGCTTAATGGAGTTATTGCGAGCAAAAgatttgcaactaaatattaagtcttattcactttaatctattttaagtcTATTATTTAAGTTCTATTTTAAGTTCCTATACTTTTGCTCGCATGAAAAACGGGTGGGTTCAAACCAAAGGTGCTTtcttctaagttgtgtatcagatccagatgtaaataccagaaaataaaagatgaaatgttcatcttttgatgtcaaacccaaatgttttcagcctACAGCAAAACATAAAGGAATTAGTTCAATACTTTTCGAGGAGAGTGAATGTACCAGTGAAATTGTGAGTATGAATCATAAAACCCTTATCCATTTCTTTCTGGAtaaagaaatgaagagaaattGTTTGTGGAGGTTACAGAGGTGTCAGCACCCACATGAGATGATCCCTGCAATCATGTTGGTACTGAACAGTAAATGTCGTTGCCCTTTAGTCCCAGAAATAAGGCGAACTATCAGAAGATATTATCAAAACGCAAACAGACAAGAACAAGAACAGCTACATACCGTAATGGGCAGACTGAGTTGACATTTAGCAT from Channa argus isolate prfri chromosome 21, Channa argus male v1.0, whole genome shotgun sequence carries:
- the LOC137106466 gene encoding uncharacterized protein, producing the protein MDSTDMSKKTGEHSNLSRVLLLLFLSGLQPGLSSAEENAELHADSLSVTISAPDYVTVGVPSSVECNYDCFSCTFSMSLDGQVAQGQGNVLAFTLKTWTRVLTVTCTVSDDNTSVSGRASKQLQVLAGPANIFISGPDFINSTKSFKYSCHADCQPFCNYAWKTLNAPWIGGQGNAISITPHEIQSPEEVLICKATNSVSKMFVAATKKITVIIPNLSARPEEALVVLLLAFITSAAFIM